The Thermus hydrothermalis nucleotide sequence AAACCGCCTTGGCCCTGGGGTTTTCCCCCGACTTCGGCCTGAAGGGCCGCTACGCCCAGGTGGTGGCCGCCCCCGGGGTACCCCTGGACCACCCCCACCTAAAGCGGTTACGGGAGGAAGGGGCCGAGGTGATGGGCGAGGCGGAGCTCGCCTACCGCCTAAGCCCCACCCCCATCGTGGGCATCACGGGCACCGCCGGGAAGACCTCCACCACCCTCTTCACCGCCCACCTCCTTAGGGGGCAAGGGCTAAGGGCCCTGGAGGGGGGCAACGTGGACCCCCCCCTGGTGAGCGTGGTGGACGAGGCGGAGGTGGCGGTGGCGGAGCTTTCCAGTTTCCAACTGGAACGGGTTTCCACCTTCCGCCCCCGGGTGGCGGTCCTCCTTAACCTGGGCGTGGACCACCTGGACCGGCACGGGAGCCTCGAGGCCTACCACGCCGCCAAGCTCAACCTCCTCAAGAACCTCACCCAAGAGGACGCCCTGGTCTACAACGCCCAAGACCCCAAGGTGCGGCAGGCGGCGGAGAAAAGCCCTGCCCGCCTCTACCCCTTTGACCCGGCGGAAGACCCCCGGGAGAGCAACCTAAGGGCGGCCCTGGCCGCCACCCGGGCCTACCTGGACCTCCTTGGAAAGCTCCTAGACGAAAAGGCCCTGGGGGAAAGCCTCCGCACCCTGCCCCACGCCCCCCACCGCTTCCAGACCTTTGCCCGGAAGGGCAAGGTGGTCTTTATTGACGACTCCATCGCCACCCGTACCCCCTCTGTGGCCGCCGCCCTCAGGGCCGCCCCCGCCCCCATCGCCTGGATTCTGGGCGGGGAGGACAAGGGCGCGGACCTCGGCCCCCTAAAGCCCCTCCTCTCCCGGGTGCGGGTCATCCTGGCCCTGGGCCGGGATGGCCCGCAGATGGCCCAAGCCCTGGGCGGCGGCACGGAGGTGGTGGTCATCGGGGAAAAGGACGGGTATAAGGCCATGCGGCAGGCCGTGGCCGAGGCCCTGGCCCGGCTGGAGGAAGGGAGCGTCCTCCTCGCCCCCTTAGCCGCCAGCTTTGACCAGTTCAAGGACTACAAGGACCGCGCCCAGGCTTTCCGGGAGGCGGTCTTCGCCCTGGGAGGTGAGCCGTGGACCCCGTCTTCCTCCTAAGCGGCCTTCTCCTCATGGCCTTTGGCCTTTTGGGCGTGGGGGTGGCGGAGCCCGACCTCCTCCAAGGCCACCTCCTGCGGGTGGGCTTAGCGCTCGCCGCCATGCTCCTTGGGCTCCTCTTACCCCCGGAAAGGCTTCTCCGCCACGCCCTTTTGCTCCTCGCCCTCACCCTAGGGCTTCTCCTTCTGGTCCTCTTCCTGGGGGATGGGCCTGGGGGGGTAAGGCGCTGGTTCTACCTGGGCCCCGTGGCCTTCCAGCCCTCGGAGCTGGCCAAGGTGGCCTTGGTGTTTTACCTCGCCTCCTTCGTGGGGCGGAAGGGGAGCGATACCCCCATCCTGGGGGCCGCCATCCTCTCGGGGGCTACCGCGGGCTTGGTTCTGGTGGAACCGGACTTCGCCACCGCCCTCTTCCTCGTCACCCTGGCCGCCCTACTCTTCATCCTGGCGGGGGTGCCCTGGCGGAGGCTTTTCATGGTGGGGCTCGCCGGGCTCCTCACCGTGGCCCCCTTTTCCGGCTACTACCTGAACCGCTTCCGGTATGTTTCCGAGCGCTTCACGAACTTCCTGGACTACCTGCAAGGGGAAGCTCACCCCGCCCACACCGCCTACCAGGTCCTGCAGGCGCAAAAGGCCATCCTCTTGGCGGGGCCCTTGGGGCAGGGCCCCGGGGGGAGGCTGCCCCACCTTCCCGAGGCCCACAACGATATGGTCTTCGCCAGCGTGGTCTTCGCCACGGGGTGGCTTGGGGGGTTGGTGGTCCTCTTCCTCTACCTCCTCCTTTTCCTGCGGGGGATTGCCCTGGCCCTCGCCCTAAAAGGGCCCCTAAGCCTCCTCGCCTTGGGCCTCACCCTCTACCTCACCCTGCAAGCGGCCATCAACATCGGGGTTACCGTGGGCTTTCTGCCCGTGACGGGGGTACCCCTGCCCTTCGTGTCCTATGGGGGGAGCTCCCTCCTCGTTTCCGGTTTCGCCCTAGGGGTGCTCCTGCGCCTGGCCAAAGAGGCCAAGGGAAAGGGGGTGGAAGCGTGGTCCTCCTGACCGGGGGCGGCACGGGGGGGCACCTCTTCCCCGCCTTGGCCTTGGCGGAGGAGCTCAGGAGGCGGGGGCATGCCGTCTTCTACCTGGGAAGCGAGGAGGGCCTCGAGGCCCGCCTCCTCCCGCAAACCTCCATCCCCCACGCCCTCATCCCCGCGGGGAAACTGGACCGGAGCGCCCTGAGGCCCAAGGAAGGCCTGAAGCTCTTCCTTGGGCTTTGGGCCGCCCGGCAGGTCCTCAAGGCGCACCCCCCCAAGGCCGTCCTCTCCACCGGGGGGTACGCCGGCTTCCCTGGGGCCTTCCTGGCGGGGCTCAAGGGCATTCCCCTCCTCCTCCATGAGCAGAACGCCAAGCTGGGCCTGGCCATAAGGGCCCTTTCCCCCTGGGCCAAGGGCCTCGCCCTAAGCGTCCCCACGGGCCTTCCCCCTTGGCTCGCCAAGAAGGCCCGGGTCCTCGGCTACCCCGTGCGGGAGGTGCGCTACCCCCAAGGGGAAGCCAAGGCCCGCCTGGGCTTTGACCCCAAAAAGCCCCTCCTCCTCGTCCTGGGGGGGAGCCAGGGGAGCCTGGAGCTAAACGAGAAGCTTCCCCCCCTCCTAAAACCCTTGGGCCTCCCCGTGCTCCACCAGGTGGGGGAGCGGTGGGTGGAGCGCTACCGCTTCCTGGAGGCCCAGGACTACCGCATCGCCGGCTTCGTGGATACCCCTTTGGCCATGAGCGCCGCCGACCTCCTCCTCTCCCGGGCGGGGGCGGGCACCTTGGCGGAGGCCGCCTTCCACCGCCTGCCCGCCCTCCTCTTCCCCCTTCCCCCAAGCCTGGACGGGGGGGCGCAGGCGGCCAACGCCCGGGCCTACCAGAAGGCGGGGGCGGCGGAGCTTGGGGATTACGGAAGGCTGGCCCACCAGGTGATGGGCGTCCTGGAAAGGCGGGAAGCCTACCAAGGGGGCATGGCCCGCCTCTCCCCCGAAGGGGCGGCGGGCCGCATCGCGGACTGGCTGGAGGCGTTCTTATGAAACGGGCACACGTCATGGGCATTGAAGGGGTGGGAATGAGCGCCCTAGCCCGGCTCCTCCGGGCGGAAGGGGTGGAGGTCACGGGGTGCGACCTGGCCCCGGGGAAGCGCGCCCTTGCCCTCGGGGTTCCCGTCTACCCGGGCCACGACCCCGCCCACCTGGGGGCGGAGGACACCCTCATCGTCCCCACCCCCATCCCCCTGGACCACCCGGAGGTCCTCGAGGCGAGGCGGCGGGGGATGCGCGTTCTCAGGCGGATGGAGCTCCTCGCCCACCTCCTTGCGCAAAAACCCTCTCTGGGCGTCACGGGCACCCACGGCAAGACCACCACCACGGGGATGCTGGCG carries:
- a CDS encoding Mur ligase family protein; the protein is MILVFGLGRSGLGVLRFLKARGLPARFYDDRPKEAEVETALALGFSPDFGLKGRYAQVVAAPGVPLDHPHLKRLREEGAEVMGEAELAYRLSPTPIVGITGTAGKTSTTLFTAHLLRGQGLRALEGGNVDPPLVSVVDEAEVAVAELSSFQLERVSTFRPRVAVLLNLGVDHLDRHGSLEAYHAAKLNLLKNLTQEDALVYNAQDPKVRQAAEKSPARLYPFDPAEDPRESNLRAALAATRAYLDLLGKLLDEKALGESLRTLPHAPHRFQTFARKGKVVFIDDSIATRTPSVAAALRAAPAPIAWILGGEDKGADLGPLKPLLSRVRVILALGRDGPQMAQALGGGTEVVVIGEKDGYKAMRQAVAEALARLEEGSVLLAPLAASFDQFKDYKDRAQAFREAVFALGGEPWTPSSS
- a CDS encoding FtsW/RodA/SpoVE family cell cycle protein → MDPVFLLSGLLLMAFGLLGVGVAEPDLLQGHLLRVGLALAAMLLGLLLPPERLLRHALLLLALTLGLLLLVLFLGDGPGGVRRWFYLGPVAFQPSELAKVALVFYLASFVGRKGSDTPILGAAILSGATAGLVLVEPDFATALFLVTLAALLFILAGVPWRRLFMVGLAGLLTVAPFSGYYLNRFRYVSERFTNFLDYLQGEAHPAHTAYQVLQAQKAILLAGPLGQGPGGRLPHLPEAHNDMVFASVVFATGWLGGLVVLFLYLLLFLRGIALALALKGPLSLLALGLTLYLTLQAAINIGVTVGFLPVTGVPLPFVSYGGSSLLVSGFALGVLLRLAKEAKGKGVEAWSS
- a CDS encoding UDP-N-acetylglucosamine--N-acetylmuramyl-(pentapeptide) pyrophosphoryl-undecaprenol N-acetylglucosamine transferase, whose translation is MVLLTGGGTGGHLFPALALAEELRRRGHAVFYLGSEEGLEARLLPQTSIPHALIPAGKLDRSALRPKEGLKLFLGLWAARQVLKAHPPKAVLSTGGYAGFPGAFLAGLKGIPLLLHEQNAKLGLAIRALSPWAKGLALSVPTGLPPWLAKKARVLGYPVREVRYPQGEAKARLGFDPKKPLLLVLGGSQGSLELNEKLPPLLKPLGLPVLHQVGERWVERYRFLEAQDYRIAGFVDTPLAMSAADLLLSRAGAGTLAEAAFHRLPALLFPLPPSLDGGAQAANARAYQKAGAAELGDYGRLAHQVMGVLERREAYQGGMARLSPEGAAGRIADWLEAFL